The Macrococcoides canis genome has a window encoding:
- a CDS encoding 2-oxoacid:ferredoxin oxidoreductase subunit beta — protein MATFKDFRNNVKPNWCPGCGDFSVQAAIQKACANIGLEPEQLALITGIGCSGRLSGYVNSYGVHSIHGRALPMAQGVKMANQELTVIASGGDGDGFAIGMGHTIHALRRNIDITYIVMDNQIYGLTKGQTSPSSAHGFVTKTTPKGSIEKHVSPLELALASGATFVAQSFSSDIKELTSIIEAAVNHKGFSFVNVFSPCVTYNKVNTYDWFKEHLTKLADIEGYDHTNKQMAMNTVHEQDGLVTGIVYQDTESPTYESQIEGYSENLTKADLNIKQEEFETLMAQFK, from the coding sequence ATGGCAACATTTAAAGATTTCAGAAATAATGTGAAACCGAACTGGTGTCCTGGCTGTGGTGACTTCTCAGTACAAGCGGCGATACAAAAAGCATGTGCGAACATCGGATTAGAACCTGAACAACTTGCACTAATTACTGGTATCGGTTGTTCTGGACGTCTGTCTGGTTATGTAAATTCATATGGTGTACATTCGATTCATGGTCGAGCATTACCAATGGCACAAGGTGTGAAGATGGCAAACCAGGAGCTTACAGTCATTGCTTCAGGTGGGGATGGCGATGGATTTGCGATTGGTATGGGACATACGATTCATGCGTTACGTAGAAATATTGATATTACGTATATCGTCATGGATAATCAGATCTATGGTTTAACGAAAGGTCAGACATCTCCAAGCTCTGCGCATGGATTTGTCACAAAGACAACACCAAAAGGATCTATTGAGAAGCATGTTTCTCCACTTGAACTTGCACTTGCAAGCGGCGCCACGTTTGTCGCACAAAGCTTCTCGAGCGATATTAAAGAATTAACATCGATTATTGAAGCGGCTGTTAACCATAAAGGATTTTCATTCGTCAATGTATTTTCTCCATGTGTCACATACAATAAAGTAAATACGTATGACTGGTTTAAAGAACATTTGACGAAGCTTGCTGATATTGAAGGTTATGATCATACGAATAAACAGATGGCAATGAATACAGTCCACGAACAAGATGGACTTGTTACAGGTATCGTGTATCAAGATACAGAATCGCCGACATATGAGTCACAGATTGAAGGCTACAGTGAGAACTTAACAAAGGCAGATCTTAATATTAAACAAGAGGAATTTGAGACATTAATGGCTCAGTTCAAATAA
- a CDS encoding 2-oxoacid:acceptor oxidoreductase subunit alpha encodes MKTQISWKVGGQQGEGIESTGEIFSTALNRLGYYLYGYRHFSSRIKGGHTNNKIRVSTTPVYAISDDLDILVAFDQETIDLNYHELTSEGIILADSKFDPVAPEDYKGAFISMGFTEIAKDLGTALMKNMVAVGATANLIGADLKHFEVLVDDLFAKKGEKICTLNKEALHKGYAEIESHSELTSDYKLEPSTEEGHLFMIGNEAISLGALAGGARFMAAYPITPASEIMEYMIDKLPRFGGTVIQTEDEIAAAVMAIGVNYAGVRAFTASSGPGLSLMMEAIGLSGMTEQPLVIVNTMRGGPSTGLPTKQEQSDLMQMIYGTHGEIPKIVLAPTTAEDAFYLTNEAFNLAEVYQCPVIILSDLQLSLGKQTVPVLDYNKINIDRGSLVTEVEATEDKAYFKRYALTDNGISPRTIPGVKNGIHHVTGVEHNEEGKPSESPVNRAKQMEKRMRKLEQLKITEPVVYNAHHEDADVLVIGYISTYGAIDEAIQRAEGKVNHLQMKQLHPFPAEEVQQAIDKAKKVIVVEHNFNGQLGQIIKMNTNHQGKMIQMSKYDGTPYLPHEIEEKINATLKELI; translated from the coding sequence TTGAAGACACAAATTTCTTGGAAAGTCGGCGGTCAGCAAGGTGAAGGAATTGAAAGTACTGGAGAGATATTCTCAACTGCACTGAATCGTCTCGGCTATTATTTATATGGTTATCGTCATTTCTCATCACGAATTAAAGGTGGACATACGAACAATAAAATTCGTGTATCGACAACACCTGTCTATGCAATTAGTGATGATCTGGATATACTTGTTGCATTTGATCAGGAGACGATTGATTTAAATTATCATGAGCTGACATCTGAAGGTATTATCCTTGCAGATAGTAAATTCGACCCTGTTGCACCAGAGGATTATAAAGGCGCATTTATTAGTATGGGCTTCACTGAAATTGCCAAAGACCTTGGTACGGCATTGATGAAGAACATGGTGGCAGTGGGTGCGACGGCTAATCTTATAGGCGCTGACTTAAAGCATTTCGAAGTATTAGTGGATGATTTATTCGCTAAAAAGGGTGAGAAAATCTGTACATTAAATAAAGAAGCGCTGCATAAAGGATATGCAGAGATCGAAAGTCATTCAGAATTAACATCGGATTATAAACTGGAACCTTCAACAGAAGAAGGTCACTTATTTATGATTGGTAACGAAGCAATTTCACTCGGTGCATTAGCAGGTGGGGCCCGTTTTATGGCTGCATACCCAATTACACCAGCGAGTGAAATTATGGAGTATATGATTGATAAATTACCACGCTTTGGTGGTACTGTAATTCAGACTGAAGATGAAATCGCTGCAGCAGTTATGGCAATAGGTGTGAACTATGCCGGTGTTCGTGCGTTTACCGCTTCAAGTGGTCCAGGGCTATCGCTAATGATGGAAGCGATTGGTCTGAGTGGTATGACTGAACAGCCGTTAGTCATCGTTAATACGATGCGTGGTGGTCCATCTACAGGATTACCAACGAAACAGGAGCAGTCAGATTTAATGCAGATGATCTATGGAACACATGGTGAGATTCCAAAGATCGTACTTGCACCAACAACTGCTGAAGATGCATTTTATTTAACAAACGAGGCATTTAATCTAGCGGAAGTATATCAGTGTCCAGTTATTATTTTAAGTGACCTACAGCTTTCTTTAGGTAAACAGACTGTTCCCGTACTTGATTATAATAAGATTAATATTGATCGCGGGTCACTCGTTACGGAAGTTGAAGCGACGGAAGATAAAGCGTACTTCAAACGCTATGCATTAACAGATAATGGTATTTCACCACGTACCATTCCTGGTGTGAAAAACGGTATACATCACGTCACAGGTGTTGAGCATAATGAAGAAGGGAAACCGAGTGAATCACCTGTAAATCGTGCAAAACAGATGGAAAAACGTATGCGTAAATTAGAACAGCTGAAGATTACGGAACCTGTTGTATACAATGCGCATCATGAAGATGCAGATGTACTCGTGATCGGTTATATTTCAACATATGGTGCAATCGATGAAGCGATACAACGTGCAGAAGGGAAAGTAAATCATCTGCAGATGAAACAACTCCATCCGTTCCCGGCAGAAGAAGTTCAGCAAGCGATTGATAAAGCGAAGAAAGTGATTGTTGTTGAACATAACTTTAACGGACAACTTGGACAGATCATCAAGATGAATACGAATCATCAAGGTAAGATGATTCAGATGAGTAAGTATGACGGTACTCCATACTTACCACACGAAATTGAAGAGAAAATCAATGCAACATTAAAGGAGTTAATATAG
- a CDS encoding ABC transporter ATP-binding protein has translation MKEILKFTIPYRLWIIIALILMLLELAVELSLPIILSLIINDGLIKQNMDVTLYYLFILLIISIGAFICGVINSFISSHVCHGFSFDLRNALFKKVQQFSLKHIESFKTSSIITRLTNDVIACEMVLFMSLRIMLRAPLLVLGSIIMSFIVAPHLALYLLIGAPIIFVFLYYTSKAGMNLFTRVQKKLDGLNRNIQQNLSSVLMIRANMSADYESEKFEHTALALKDDTTRALKLMERILPFLLIVMNIALLFVIYIGAIDVTNNALNVGALVAVINYALRMQGGFSMFAFIIIAYSRAKASAERMSEILTTDVDTYHGSTDIEVRGGASIEFKDVSFKYPLSRQMVLKDISFNIEAGEKFVIMGATGSGKSALLSLLPRMYEVTQGKILINGIDIKEMEITDLRDMIGYVPQRNILFTGSIFDNIIFGNAHAETEDVTEATKIAQVHTNILDFDAQYDTKVGQEGVNLSGGQKQRLAIARAVIKSPNILILDDSTSALDIHTENNLFKELSKLSMTRIIVTQKIQTAMTADHILLLDKGEIVGFGNHQSLLETSELYQAIYHSQERGDFHD, from the coding sequence TTGAAAGAGATATTAAAGTTTACAATACCATATCGGCTATGGATTATTATAGCACTCATACTAATGCTGCTAGAACTGGCAGTCGAACTCAGTTTACCGATCATATTATCGCTCATTATTAATGACGGACTGATTAAGCAGAATATGGACGTTACGCTCTATTATCTGTTTATACTGCTAATCATAAGTATTGGGGCATTTATTTGCGGTGTCATCAATTCATTTATCTCGAGTCATGTCTGTCATGGTTTCTCCTTTGACTTGAGGAACGCCTTATTTAAGAAGGTACAGCAGTTTTCACTTAAACATATCGAGAGCTTTAAAACATCAAGTATCATCACAAGACTGACGAATGATGTGATTGCATGTGAAATGGTGCTCTTTATGAGCTTACGTATTATGTTACGTGCACCACTTCTAGTATTAGGTAGTATCATCATGAGTTTTATCGTTGCACCACATTTAGCGCTCTATCTTTTAATCGGTGCACCGATAATATTCGTATTTCTGTATTATACTTCTAAGGCAGGTATGAATTTGTTTACACGTGTTCAGAAAAAGCTTGATGGACTCAATCGTAATATTCAACAGAATTTATCTTCTGTGCTTATGATACGTGCAAATATGAGTGCGGACTATGAATCTGAAAAATTTGAACATACTGCATTAGCGTTAAAAGATGATACAACACGTGCATTAAAGTTGATGGAACGCATACTTCCATTTCTTTTGATCGTAATGAATATCGCATTATTATTCGTTATATATATTGGAGCGATTGATGTGACTAATAACGCACTGAATGTTGGAGCACTCGTCGCAGTCATTAACTATGCACTCAGAATGCAAGGTGGGTTTTCGATGTTTGCATTTATTATCATTGCCTATTCAAGAGCAAAAGCAAGTGCAGAACGTATGTCAGAAATATTAACTACTGATGTAGATACATATCATGGAAGTACAGATATTGAAGTGCGCGGTGGTGCATCAATTGAGTTTAAGGATGTATCCTTCAAATATCCACTAAGCCGTCAAATGGTGCTTAAAGATATTTCTTTCAATATTGAAGCGGGAGAGAAATTTGTCATAATGGGTGCGACGGGATCTGGTAAAAGTGCATTACTCAGTCTGCTTCCTAGAATGTATGAAGTGACACAAGGTAAGATTCTGATCAATGGCATTGATATTAAAGAAATGGAGATCACAGATCTTAGAGATATGATTGGATATGTACCCCAAAGAAACATACTGTTTACGGGTAGCATATTTGATAATATCATATTTGGAAATGCTCATGCTGAAACTGAAGATGTGACAGAAGCAACAAAGATTGCACAAGTGCATACGAATATTCTCGATTTCGATGCACAGTACGATACTAAAGTCGGCCAGGAAGGTGTGAATTTATCGGGTGGACAGAAGCAACGACTTGCAATCGCGAGAGCTGTCATAAAGTCACCGAACATCCTGATTTTAGATGACAGTACGTCTGCGCTTGATATACATACAGAGAATAACTTATTTAAAGAATTATCTAAGCTTAGCATGACGCGTATTATCGTGACTCAGAAAATCCAGACAGCAATGACTGCTGACCATATCCTATTATTAGATAAAGGCGAGATTGTTGGTTTTGGGAATCATCAGTCATTGCTGGAAACTTCAGAGCTGTATCAGGCAATCTATCACTCCCAGGAAAGAGGTGATTTTCATGATTAG
- a CDS encoding ABC transporter substrate-binding protein: MNKKLLLSAGCVILLSGCGDQSADKSKEDKKEKVTIMLDWTPNTNHTGIYVAEEKGYFEKQGLDVEIKTPGEVNADQLIAANKKDVQFGISAQETVTQSRSEGIPVKSIGAIIQHNTSGFMSLKDKNIKSPKDYAGKTYGGWGAPIEQPMIDAVMKKDGASVKDTKIINMGNTDFFTASKKNIDFAWVYYGWTGIEAETRNIDVNMQYLIDYDKNLDYYTPVVIANEKYLKSNGETAKKFMTALKEGYEYSIKHDKESADILMKSVPELKKQEKLVYASQKYLSPKYQDDAKYWGYQEERIWKNFGQFMKDNKVITGDFTAKDAFTNEYVEGK; this comes from the coding sequence ATGAATAAAAAGTTATTGTTAAGTGCGGGCTGTGTTATTTTATTATCAGGATGTGGTGATCAATCAGCTGATAAGAGTAAAGAAGATAAAAAAGAAAAAGTGACGATTATGCTCGACTGGACGCCGAACACAAATCATACAGGTATATATGTTGCCGAAGAGAAAGGTTATTTTGAGAAGCAAGGGCTTGATGTTGAAATTAAGACACCTGGTGAAGTGAATGCTGACCAGCTTATTGCAGCAAATAAAAAAGATGTTCAGTTTGGAATCAGTGCACAGGAAACAGTGACGCAATCTCGTTCTGAAGGTATTCCGGTAAAATCGATTGGCGCGATTATACAGCACAATACGAGCGGCTTTATGAGTTTGAAAGATAAGAATATTAAATCACCGAAAGATTATGCAGGAAAAACATATGGTGGTTGGGGTGCCCCGATTGAACAGCCGATGATTGATGCAGTTATGAAAAAAGACGGCGCATCAGTGAAAGACACTAAAATCATCAATATGGGTAATACTGATTTCTTTACTGCATCTAAGAAAAATATCGATTTCGCGTGGGTATATTACGGATGGACTGGAATCGAGGCAGAAACACGTAATATCGACGTAAATATGCAGTATTTAATTGATTATGATAAAAATCTGGATTATTATACACCTGTCGTTATTGCAAATGAAAAATATTTAAAATCAAATGGTGAGACGGCTAAGAAATTTATGACCGCACTAAAAGAAGGTTATGAATATTCAATTAAACATGATAAAGAGAGTGCAGATATTTTGATGAAATCTGTTCCAGAACTTAAAAAGCAAGAAAAACTCGTCTATGCATCACAAAAATATTTGTCACCTAAATATCAGGATGATGCAAAGTACTGGGGTTATCAAGAAGAACGAATCTGGAAGAATTTTGGACAGTTTATGAAAGATAACAAAGTGATTACAGGAGATTTCACTGCGAAAGATGCATTTACAAATGAATATGTGGAGGGTAAATAA
- a CDS encoding thiamine-binding protein, with product MADTIMSIQIIPKTPNGEDVIPYVDRAIEVIEASNLKYILNPLETSIEGNMNELLKLIELMNKEMREMGCPSIISQVKFYHAEEVSMDALVHKYR from the coding sequence ATGGCAGATACAATAATGAGCATACAAATTATTCCGAAGACGCCAAATGGTGAAGATGTAATTCCATATGTTGATCGTGCAATTGAAGTGATTGAAGCTTCAAACTTAAAGTACATCCTAAATCCGTTAGAAACCTCTATAGAGGGAAACATGAATGAGTTACTTAAATTAATAGAATTGATGAATAAAGAGATGCGTGAAATGGGCTGTCCATCTATTATTTCACAAGTGAAGTTTTATCATGCTGAAGAAGTATCGATGGACGCGTTGGTACATAAGTATAGATAA
- a CDS encoding ABC transporter ATP-binding protein, with product MIRSILGHPVILTRKDIKASKSIKTDQRGNPIPKSRNWKYSIGRIWSLMEGNRLKLTIVILSVIISSLLGLVGPFMIGQLIDNKILKKNFDGIENDLVMLFFIFIGLSLFSYIAAIIMVTIAQETVYKLRMLLFSRLQKLPIPFFDNRQHGELMSRMTNDIDTISQVLNSSFIQFTSSVITIVGTIIVMLMLSPLLTLLTMMIIPLMLVAMRWITNRTSILYKKRQRAIGEMNGYIEEIISGQEVVKLFSREARVTDGFTEKNANVRDISYWSVSYSGLIPKVMNFFNNLSFAIVAGIGGVLALNGNEITVGTIVIFAEYARQFTRPLNDLANQFNTVLSALSGAERVFEIIDTEPEIDIDNRNRNLTIRGDISFDQVVFKYNEEQLKPTINNVTIQLNQGESLALVGATGAGKTTLVQLLARFYEINAGKILIDNIDIKDIPKQTLRNQMAYVLQDPFIFDGTIRENIKYRNQHVSDDVMIQAAKDANAYDFIMRLENGFDTEISFESTHLSQGEKQLINIARALILDPKILLLDEATSNIDTVTEMKLQQAIERLMKNRTSIIIAHRLNTVKKADKIVVLEKGEILEQGYQKDLIAQQGIYAKMLKSGDEALLE from the coding sequence ATGATTAGATCGATATTGGGTCATCCAGTGATCTTAACGCGTAAAGATATAAAAGCAAGCAAAAGTATTAAAACAGATCAAAGAGGTAATCCAATCCCGAAATCTCGCAATTGGAAATACTCTATCGGTCGCATCTGGTCATTGATGGAAGGCAATAGATTAAAGCTTACGATCGTAATTTTGTCGGTCATTATTTCATCATTATTAGGACTTGTCGGGCCTTTTATGATTGGTCAATTGATTGATAATAAAATATTAAAGAAAAACTTTGACGGCATTGAAAATGACCTTGTAATGCTATTCTTTATATTTATAGGGTTATCTTTGTTTTCATATATTGCAGCAATAATTATGGTAACAATCGCTCAGGAAACGGTGTATAAATTAAGAATGCTGCTATTTAGTCGACTTCAGAAGTTACCAATACCATTTTTTGATAATCGCCAGCATGGTGAACTGATGAGTCGTATGACAAATGATATCGATACAATATCTCAAGTGCTGAATTCATCATTTATACAGTTTACCTCAAGTGTTATAACGATTGTCGGTACGATTATTGTGATGTTGATGCTCAGCCCGCTGTTAACGCTATTAACGATGATGATTATCCCTTTAATGTTAGTTGCGATGCGCTGGATAACAAATCGAACGAGTATTCTGTATAAAAAGAGACAAAGAGCGATCGGTGAAATGAATGGTTATATTGAAGAGATTATTTCAGGGCAGGAAGTTGTAAAGTTATTTTCGAGAGAAGCCCGTGTGACGGACGGTTTTACTGAGAAGAATGCGAACGTGCGTGATATCAGCTACTGGTCTGTGTCTTATTCCGGTCTAATTCCGAAAGTGATGAACTTCTTTAATAACTTATCATTTGCAATTGTAGCTGGTATTGGAGGGGTATTAGCATTAAATGGAAATGAGATTACAGTCGGTACGATTGTTATCTTTGCAGAATATGCACGACAATTTACTCGACCTTTAAATGACCTGGCCAATCAGTTCAATACTGTACTTTCTGCGTTAAGTGGTGCAGAGCGTGTCTTTGAAATCATCGACACTGAACCTGAAATAGACATTGATAACAGAAATAGAAATTTAACGATACGTGGAGATATTTCTTTTGATCAAGTCGTTTTCAAATATAATGAAGAACAATTAAAACCAACCATCAATAATGTGACGATACAATTAAATCAAGGAGAATCTCTTGCATTAGTCGGTGCGACAGGCGCAGGGAAAACGACGCTTGTGCAGCTATTGGCAAGATTTTATGAAATAAATGCAGGCAAAATATTGATTGATAATATCGATATAAAAGACATTCCAAAACAAACATTGCGTAATCAGATGGCTTATGTACTGCAGGATCCGTTTATCTTTGATGGCACAATTCGAGAAAATATAAAGTATAGAAATCAGCACGTCTCAGATGACGTCATGATACAGGCAGCTAAAGATGCAAATGCTTATGACTTTATCATGAGGTTAGAAAATGGTTTTGACACAGAAATTAGTTTTGAGTCGACACACCTTTCCCAAGGTGAAAAGCAGTTAATCAATATCGCACGTGCGCTGATCTTAGATCCTAAGATTCTACTGCTGGATGAAGCGACGAGTAATATAGACACTGTTACAGAAATGAAACTGCAGCAGGCGATTGAGCGTCTTATGAAAAACAGAACAAGTATTATCATCGCACATCGCTTAAATACGGTTAAAAAGGCTGATAAAATTGTTGTGCTTGAAAAAGGAGAAATATTAGAGCAAGGCTATCAAAAAGATTTGATCGCACAACAAGGCATCTATGCAAAAATGTTAAAAAGTGGAGATGAAGCACTATTAGAATAA
- a CDS encoding ABC transporter ATP-binding protein: MTPIIQLNDIMHRYDKDIVINNINLELNKGEIVALIGPSGSGKSTILNIIGGLLIPTNGECLLQGERINGKTGHVSFMPQSHSLMPWRTVIQNISLATEIDANDSENKSEHLLERAGFTSIKDKYPSELSGGMKQRVSFLRALNTEHQLLLLDEPFSALDEITRNDMQIWLKSLLTESNKTVLMITHSIDEAIKMSNRILVLNQKPATIIRSIDVNHDLSVSQIAELKAQIIQLLK; this comes from the coding sequence ATGACTCCTATCATTCAGCTTAACGATATAATGCATCGATATGATAAAGATATTGTAATCAATAATATTAACCTAGAACTGAATAAAGGTGAGATAGTTGCATTAATTGGTCCAAGTGGCAGTGGTAAGAGTACGATACTGAATATTATCGGTGGATTGCTCATCCCTACAAATGGAGAGTGCCTATTACAAGGAGAGCGCATCAATGGTAAAACAGGTCATGTGTCCTTTATGCCACAGTCACATTCATTAATGCCATGGCGCACGGTGATTCAAAATATTAGTCTCGCAACAGAAATAGATGCGAATGATAGTGAGAATAAATCAGAACATTTACTGGAAAGAGCTGGATTCACATCAATCAAAGATAAATATCCGAGTGAACTTTCTGGGGGGATGAAGCAGCGTGTGTCTTTTCTACGTGCATTAAATACAGAACATCAATTACTATTACTGGATGAACCATTTTCAGCATTGGATGAAATAACACGTAATGATATGCAGATCTGGTTGAAGTCTTTGCTGACTGAGAGTAATAAAACGGTGCTGATGATCACCCATAGTATTGATGAGGCGATTAAGATGAGTAACCGTATACTCGTTTTAAATCAAAAGCCTGCTACGATAATTAGATCAATAGATGTTAACCATGATCTATCTGTTTCGCAAATTGCAGAATTAAAAGCACAAATTATTCAATTACTAAAATAA
- a CDS encoding DedA family protein, translating to MSFISQLIDFILHIDEHLVNIVKEYGTLTYAILFSIVFVETGLVIMPFLPGDSMLFAAGALAPQGALNIWILFIVLFAAAVIGDTVNYHIGKFLGLGVYNHPKLGKFIKKEHLDKAEDFFNTHGGKTIAIARFMPFIRTFIPFVAGASRMKYGYFITYNIIGAILWVGICLLAGYFFGNIKIVKDNFEIVLILIILVSVLPAVFSFLQSYFVRRKMKRNEDRKND from the coding sequence ATGTCATTTATTAGTCAACTTATAGATTTTATTTTACATATTGACGAACATCTAGTGAATATTGTTAAGGAATATGGGACATTGACTTATGCAATATTATTTTCAATCGTCTTCGTAGAAACAGGACTCGTAATCATGCCATTTCTACCTGGAGACTCAATGCTTTTTGCAGCGGGTGCACTTGCGCCTCAAGGTGCATTAAATATATGGATTTTGTTCATCGTATTATTTGCTGCAGCTGTAATCGGTGATACGGTTAACTACCATATCGGTAAATTTCTCGGCCTTGGTGTCTATAATCATCCGAAACTTGGTAAATTTATAAAGAAGGAACACCTTGATAAAGCAGAGGATTTCTTTAATACACATGGCGGTAAAACAATTGCCATTGCACGCTTTATGCCTTTTATCAGAACATTTATTCCATTTGTAGCGGGTGCCAGTAGGATGAAGTATGGTTACTTTATTACATATAATATTATCGGTGCAATATTATGGGTTGGTATATGTCTTCTTGCAGGTTACTTCTTCGGAAATATAAAAATCGTTAAAGATAACTTTGAGATCGTCTTAATTTTAATAATATTAGTATCTGTACTACCAGCTGTCTTTAGCTTCTTACAATCTTATTTCGTCAGAAGAAAAATGAAAAGAAATGAAGATAGAAAAAATGATTAA
- a CDS encoding ABC transporter permease, whose translation MKYVKFFLFFIVLLCIWEFLVRVLQVDAYTLPAPSVIFISFFKDFSTYHVHLYPTLLLVVLGIVCSIVCGVSVAILLRLIPVLHDYIYPLLIMSQNVPVIVIAPLLVIWFGFGILPKLIVITLVCFFPITVSLLEGFNETDKELEKYMKMMGATRLERFTKLEWPNSMPYFFNGLKIAGTYSVMGAIISEWLGSDKGLGKFMLIAQRAFQVDQVFVAIVWIIIFAMVIYSVIYIIQRMILRWQR comes from the coding sequence ATGAAATACGTTAAGTTTTTTCTATTTTTTATTGTGTTACTCTGTATTTGGGAATTTCTTGTTCGGGTACTACAAGTTGATGCATATACATTACCAGCACCGAGCGTGATATTCATCAGTTTCTTTAAGGATTTCAGTACCTATCATGTGCATTTATATCCAACGCTATTACTCGTTGTATTAGGTATTGTTTGCTCGATCGTCTGCGGCGTTAGTGTAGCCATACTATTACGTCTAATTCCTGTGCTGCATGACTATATCTATCCATTACTCATAATGAGCCAGAATGTACCTGTTATCGTTATTGCGCCGTTACTTGTCATATGGTTTGGATTTGGTATATTGCCGAAACTTATCGTCATTACACTCGTGTGCTTCTTTCCGATAACAGTGAGTTTACTTGAAGGATTTAATGAAACAGATAAAGAATTGGAAAAATATATGAAGATGATGGGTGCAACGCGGCTTGAACGTTTTACGAAACTAGAATGGCCGAACAGTATGCCTTATTTCTTTAATGGATTAAAGATTGCAGGCACGTATTCGGTAATGGGTGCAATCATTTCTGAATGGCTTGGCAGTGATAAAGGTTTAGGTAAATTTATGCTTATTGCTCAGCGTGCGTTTCAAGTTGATCAAGTCTTTGTAGCGATTGTCTGGATCATAATATTTGCTATGGTCATTTATTCTGTTATTTATATTATTCAGCGTATGATATTGAGGTGGCAACGATGA